In Kineosporia sp. NBRC 101731, the DNA window ACATCACCGGATACGGCGAGGGCGAGTGCTACCTGCCCGGCTCACCGGTGATGACGGTGGAAGGCACCTTCGCCGAGGCGGTCCTGCTGGAGACGTTCGTGCTGTCGGTGCTCAACCACGACAGCGCGATCGCCGCCGCGGCCAGCCGGATGACCACCGCCGCGAACGGGCGTCCGTGCCTGGAGATGGGGCTGCGGCGCACCCACGAGGAGGCCGGCGTGGCCGCGGCCCGGGCCGCGTACATCGCCGGGTTCGCCGGCAGTAGCGTGCTGGCGGCCGGGGCGCGGTACGGCATCCCGACCATCGGGACCGCGGCGCACGCCTTCACCCTGCTGCACGACAGCGAGATCGAGGCGTTCCGGGCACAGGTCGCCTCGCTGGGGGTGGGCACCACCCTGCTGGTGGACACCTATGACGTGACCGCGGGTGTGGAGCACGCGATCGAGGCCGCCGGCCCGGAACTGGGTGCGGTGCGCCTGGATTCGGGTGATCTACTGGAGCAGGCCCAGGCCGTGCGGATCCAGCTGGACAAGCTGAACGCGACCGGGACGAAGATCGTGGTGACGAGCGACCTGGACGAGTTCGCGATCGCCGGCCTGGCCGCGGCACCGGTCGATTCCTACGGTGTGGGAACGCAGCTCGTCACCGGCTCGGGTGCCCCGACCGCCGGGATGGTCTACAAGCTGGTGGCCCGCGAGGGCGCCGACGGCAGGATGGTCCCGGTCGCGAAGAAGAGCGTGGCCAAGGCGAGCGTGGGCGGGCGCAAGTGGGCACTGCGGCGCCGCGACGCCCAGGGTGTGGCCGACCAGGAGCTGCTCGGCCTCGGCGGGCGGCCGACCGGTTCCCGCCCCGACGAGTACCGTTCGCTGCAGCGCACTCTCGTGTCGGGCGGGGAGGTCGTCGACACCTCCACGGTGGCCGACGCCCGGGCCCGGCACGAGCTCTCCCGCGCCGAACTGCCGGTGACGGCCCGCAAGTTGTCGCGCGGCGAGGCCGCGATCCCGACCGTGATGTTCTGAAGGAGTTTCAGGGATGAGTACAGCTCTGATCATCGTGGACGTGCAGAACGACTTCTGTGAGGGCGGCTCGCTCGCCGTCGCCGGGGGAACCGCCGTGGCGGAGGGGATCACGGCGCTCCTGCAATCGCAGACCGATTACGCAGCCGTGGTCGGCACCCGCGACTGGCACATCGACCCGGGAACGCACTTCAGCGAGTCCCCCGACTACGTGGACTCCTGGCCCCGGCACTGCGAGGTCGGCACCCCGGGAGCGGACTCGCACCCGGCGCTGGACACCACGCCGGTGCAGGCCTGGTTCCACAAGGGGCAGTACGCGGCGGCCTACTCCGGGTTCGAGGGGGTCTCGAACGCTTCGGAAGCTTCAGACGCTTCGGACGGGGAAAAGCTGACCGACTGGCTCCGGGAGCGCGGGGTCACGGCGGTGGACGTGGTCGGGATCGCCACCGACCACTGTGTGCGGGCGACTGCGCTCGACGCCGTCGCGGCCGGCTTCACCACCCGGGTCCTGCTCGGGCTGACCGCCGGGGTGGCCCCGGAGACCACCCGGTCGGCGCTGGAGCAGCTGAGCTCGGCCGGGGCGGAGCTGGTGGGGTCACCCGCGTCCCCTAAATTGGACGCATGAGCGAAGG includes these proteins:
- a CDS encoding nicotinate phosphoribosyltransferase, whose product is MSVPSFRPSLLTDQYELTMVQAALASGAAQRRCVFEVFARRLPEGRRYGVVAGTGRLLEQLSQFRFGDEELADLERRGVVDAPTRRWLADYRFTGDITGYGEGECYLPGSPVMTVEGTFAEAVLLETFVLSVLNHDSAIAAAASRMTTAANGRPCLEMGLRRTHEEAGVAAARAAYIAGFAGSSVLAAGARYGIPTIGTAAHAFTLLHDSEIEAFRAQVASLGVGTTLLVDTYDVTAGVEHAIEAAGPELGAVRLDSGDLLEQAQAVRIQLDKLNATGTKIVVTSDLDEFAIAGLAAAPVDSYGVGTQLVTGSGAPTAGMVYKLVAREGADGRMVPVAKKSVAKASVGGRKWALRRRDAQGVADQELLGLGGRPTGSRPDEYRSLQRTLVSGGEVVDTSTVADARARHELSRAELPVTARKLSRGEAAIPTVMF
- a CDS encoding nicotinamidase, with product MSTALIIVDVQNDFCEGGSLAVAGGTAVAEGITALLQSQTDYAAVVGTRDWHIDPGTHFSESPDYVDSWPRHCEVGTPGADSHPALDTTPVQAWFHKGQYAAAYSGFEGVSNASEASDASDGEKLTDWLRERGVTAVDVVGIATDHCVRATALDAVAAGFTTRVLLGLTAGVAPETTRSALEQLSSAGAELVGSPASPKLDA